The nucleotide sequence ACGTCGGCGAGCCGGTCGTCGTCCAGGGCCGCCGCGACCTCGGCCCGCCGTTTGGGTGTCAGATGGTGCAGCACGTTGGCGAGTTCGACCGGGCGCAGCCGCTCGAAGGTCGCGACCAGGTTCTCGGCGCCCTGCCCGTCCTCCTCCAGCGAGAAGCCGGTGACGGCGGACCAGTCGACGGTGACGGTGTCCCCGCGCCGCCGCAGCGCGCCGCCCTTCCTGCCCCTGCGGACGAAGACCTTGCCGATCTCCCAGTCACGCCGGGCGGGCAGCTGCTGGATGGCGACGTCGAGCACGGTCACCTCCTCGTCGTTCTCCACGAGCCGCACCCGGCGGTCGAGGAGTTCGCCGAGCACCAGCCGCTCGGTGGGGCGCTGTTCGAAGCGCCGTACGTTGACCACGCCCGTCGTGATGACCTGGCCCGACTCGACACCGGTGACCCGGGTCATGGGCAGAAAGATCCGTCGCCTGCTCAGCACCTCGACCACCAGGCCGAGCAGCCGGGGCGGCCGGTTGCCGATCCGCAACATCGCCACCAGGTCGCGGACCCGGCCCACCTGATCGCCGTTGGGGTCGAAGACCGCCACGCCGGCGAGATGCGAGACGAAGATCCTGGGGGCGCCTGCCGCCATACCGCGCGCCTCCTCGTTCCCGAAGCCTCTTCATGCCGTTCTTCCCGGTGGGAGAACGGGTTCAGGCTAGCTCGTACCGCTTCGTCGCGCCCTCGCACATCCCCCGTCAAGACTCCGCGTCGAGCGGCGCCGACGGCCCGGGTACGCTGCGGTCTGGCCACCCCCACCCGTGCATGAGAGGCATGTGTTCGTGACTGCTCTCCCATTGTCCGACCGCGCCCGCAGGACCGCCCGCAGGGCTGTCCGCAGGGGTGTGCTGCCCGTGGCGTTGTGCGCGGGCCTCGCGACGGCCGTGACGGCGTGCGGCGGAGAGGATCCGGACGCCGGCACGAACGGTGTCGGCAGACTGTCGGCCACTCAGATCGAGCACAAGGCGCAGGCGGCGGTCGAGAGCGCGAGCGCGGTCCGGCTGGCCGGCGCGCTGGTCACGCAGGGGGAGACCTACAAGCTCAACATGCGGCTCAAGAAGACCGGCGGCTCGGGCTCGGTCACCTCGAAGAACAGCACCTTCGAGCTGCTGCGGGTCGAGGACGCGCTGTTCCTCAAGGCCGACGCCGGGTTCTGGAGCCGGGGCACGGCGGGCGCCAAGGGCGGCGCCCCGTCCGGCGACACGGACTCCGAGGCGGCGCACAAGCTCGACGACAAGTATGTGAAGGTCCCGGAGGACGACCCCGCGTACAAGCAGCTGCGCGGCTTCACGGACATGAACGTCCTGCTCGACGGGCTGCTCACGCTCAACGGCGAGCTGGCGAAGGGCGATCGGGACAAGATCGGCGGCGTACGCGCGATCGAGGTCAGCGCGGCCGAGGGCAAGGGCGGCTCGCTGGACGTGTCCCTCGAAGGCACCCCGTACCCGCTGCAACTGGAACGCGCGGGCGGCGCGGGCACGCTGACGCTGTCGGAGTGGGGCAGGGACTTCACGCTGGAGGCACCGGCCAAGGGCCAGACGGTCGACTACGGCAGCAAACTGCCGCGCGCCAAGGACTAGGTCGTTCGGATCTCGCCGGCCGCGCGTGGGCCGGCACCGCGCCTCGCGGCATCAACTCGCGGGCGTGCCCTTGCGCTTGCGCTTGAGCAGCAGGCGGCCGAGGGACGCGGGGACCGGCTCCCGCGTCGTGGCGGGGGTCGGCAGCGGCGTGGCGGCCAGCGAGCCGGTGGGCAGCTCCGGGCTCACCTCACGCGGCTCCAGCCGCAGCACGCGGCACTCGCGCGCCCAACGCTCCGTCATCTGCTCGCCGTCCGGGGCGTTCAGCCGCTTGCCCTTGAGTTCGGCGACGGCCGTTTCCCAGCCGTCGGAGTGCGGCGCCAGTTCCGTGACGGCCGCCGTCCAGGCGACGAGCCGGCCGCCCTTGTCCTTGCTGCGTACGGTCACCTCGGCGGCGCCGCCGTCGGTGAGCCCCGGCAGCGGCTGTTCCCCGGGGCCGTCGCCGACGAGCAGGACGGCCCCTTCGTGCCAGACGTGCCACAGCGCGCGGTCGGGTCCTGAGCCACGGACCCAGACGAGGCCCGACTTCTTGCCGGCCTCCTCGACGAGCGCCTGGCCGAGCAGCGGTTCTGTCATGCGCACAGTGTGACACCGGTAGCTGACGCGACGGCCGGAGCCTGTCGGGTCAGCTACCGGCAGGGGTCACCACCGGTGGGGGTCAGAGCCAGCCGTTGCGCTTCAGCGAGTGGTGGATCGCCAGACAGGCCGCGATGATCGCGGCGAGCACCATCGGGTAGCCGTACTTCCAGTGCAGCTCGGGCATGTGGTCGAAGTTCATGCCGTAGATCCCGCACACGGCCGTTGGGACGGCGATGATGGCGGCCCAGGACGTGATCTTGCGCATGTCCTCGTTCTGCGCGACCGTCGCCTGCGCCAGGTTGGCCTGGAGGATCGAGTTCAGCAGTTCGTCGAAGCCGATGACCTGCTCGTGCACCCGGGCGAGGTGGTCGGCGACGTCACGGAAGTACTTCTGGATGTCGGGGTCGACCAGCCGCATCGGCCGCTCGCTGAGCAGCTGCATCGGCCGCAGCAGCGGGGAGACGGCCCGCTTGAACTCCAGCACCTCGCGCTTGAGCTGGTAGATGCGCCCGGCGTCCGAGCCGCGCGGGCTGCCCTTCGCCGGGGCGGAGAAGACCTCGATCTCCACCTCGTCGATGTCGTCCTGCACGGCGCCAGCCACCGCGATGTAGCCGTCCACGACATGGTCGGCGATGGAGTGCAGCACGGCCGACGGGCCCTTGGCGAGCAGTTCGCTGTCCTCTTCGAGGCGGTGGCGCAGATTGCGCAGCGAGCCCTTGCCGCCGTGCCGGACGGTGATGACGAAGTCCCGCCCGGTGAAGCACATGACCTCGCCGGTCTCGACGATCTCGCTGGTCGCCGTCAGCTCCGTGTGCTCCACGTAGTGGATGGTCTTGAAGACGGTGAACAGGGTGTCGTCGTACCGCTCCAGCTTCGGCCGCTGGTGCGCGTGCACCGCGTCCTCGACGGCCAGCGGGTGCAGTCCGAACTCCGCGGCGATCCCGGCGAACTCCTCCTCGGTCGGCTCGTGCAGCCCGATCCAGGCGAAGCCGCCCTCGCCGCCCTCGCGTACCCGCAGCATCGCCTCGTGCGGCGTGACGCACGGATCGGCGGTGAGCCGCCGGCCCTCGCGGTAAACCGCGCAGTCGACGACGGCGCTCGAAGCCGAGGGATCGCGGGTCGCGTCGTACGTGTCGTACTTGCCGTAGGAGGCACTGTTCTTGCGCAGGGACGGGCGGACCGCTGCGCGCAGGTCACGAATCATCGACATGGCGGGCTCCTTCACGGAGAGGCCGTCGGCGAGGGCGTGGCACAGCCCGGAACGAGGACGTGACGCGTACGCAGGCGTACGTACGTCCGCAAAGCGGGCGGCACCGCGAGTTCGCGGTAACGGCGTTCGCTACAGACAGGCGGAAAACAGAGGCTGATACAAAGCGCTCTTCCGGCGTGTGACGTACACCGCGAGCCTGTGCGGGCGGGGGCCTCAGATCACAGAGCGGCGAAAAAAGCGGAAGAGCGGCTGGTACTGGCCGGGTGACTTCGATCCACCGCAGCCCCACCTCCTCCGGTCTGTCCCCCGTAGGGGATGACGTGTCGTCGGGACAAGGAGAGCGACGCTGCTGCGTACTGTCCCGACCGGCGGCCCAGACTATCAGCCCACCCGAGCCCAATCTTGCCTCTTGCCCCATCCATACGCGATCTATGCTCCCGGGATGGCAGAAATTCTTGCTCTGGTCGAGGCGCGGCTGCGCGCGGCGCTCGGCGAGCCGGACGCGCGCGCCGCAGTGACGTTTCTGGGCACGGAGCGCATCGAGGTCCTGAGATTCACGGATGTTTCCGGCGTCGGTGTCCCCGGCGTACGGGACGGCGGCCCCGTGGTGCGGTACGCCACGCTCGGCATGTCGGCCCAGCCGATGGCCGACCCCGCGGCGGTGCTCGCCGACCCGGAGCGGGGCCCGCGGGCCGAGCTGATCCTGTCGGTGCGGGCCGGGCGCGCCGACACCGACCAGGTGCTGCGCCCGCTCGCTGTGCTGGCCGCTTCGCCGCAGGTCGAGGGGGTTGTCGTGGCCCCGGGGGCGTCGCTGGACCTCGGCGCCCCGCTGTGGCCGCAGGCCCCGTTCACCTCGGTGCTGGTCGGCGAGCCGGGCGGTCTCGTCGAGGATCTGGAGCTGCCGGCGCCGCTGGATCCCGTACGGTTCCTGCCGCTGCTGCCGATGACACCCAACGAGGCGGCGTGGAAGCGCGCCAAGGGCGCCGAGGAGCTTCAGGAGCGCTGGCTGTCCCACGGAACGGACCTGCGCGACCCGTTGCGCGGGGCGGTTCCGCTCGGAGAATCCGAGGCCGGTGATCGTCCTTGACGCGGCGTCGGCCGGGGAGGACCGTGGGGCGCTATGAGGGGTGAACCCAGTTGCCCGAAGTGCGGTGGCCGGGTCAGGGCGCCCGGTCTGTTCGCCGACACCTGGACATGCGACACCCACGGCACCGTGCACCCGATGCAGCCCGTGATACCGCCGAGTGTCGAGGCGCTGGGCGTGGTGGTGAACCGGGCGCAGGTCCCCGTGTGGATGCCGTGGCCGCTGCCCGTGGGCTGGCTGTTCACCGGAGTCTCGTACGCGGGCGACGACCGCAGCGGCGGCCGGGCGACGGCCGTGGCCTGCTCGGGCCCCGCTCCGCTGGGCGGCGTCGGCGAACTGTTGCTGATCGCTGAGGAGATCGGGGTGGGCCTGGGCGCCCGCTACGCGGGAATCGAGGGCCCCGACCCCGGCCCCAGCATCCGCGTCGACCTCCCCCCGCACACAAAACTCCTGGCAGCGGGCCGCCCCACCCCGCTGTGGCACGTCCGGGCCGCCCCCGAGGACCGCGCCGTCTTCGCGGGCGAGGCGCTGGGACTGTGGCTGTGGGCGGTGGTCTGGCCGGGCGAGTCGGGACTGCTGATGTACGACGAACTGGTCCTGACGGACTTGCGGGACGCGGGCGCGGAGGTGGAACTGCTCCCGTGCGGGGCGCTGTCGCCGAGGCTGCTGTCGTAGGGGCGGCGGCCGAACGATCGAGCCGCACGGCTGGGCGTCCGGCCCCGCTGTCCCGCTACGCGGCCCCTGGGCCGGAGGCCGACGGGTGCCGCACCCGCGCTGCCCTGCCGGGCCGTCGGGCCGTACCAGCCGCCGACCCGGCCCCACCGACGGCGCGCATGCGCGCTGACCGTGCTGCCCTGCCGGGGCGTCGGGACCCACCTGACCTGCCGCGTTCTCGACGGTCCGCGCGGGCCGTTATCCTGCTGAGCGTTCCCCTTCTGCCCCTTCGAGCCCAGTGGAGTCACGCGCGTGCGTATCGACCTGCACACCCACTCCCGGGCTTCCGACGGTACGGACACCCCCGCCGAGCTGGTGCGCAACGCCGCGGCGAGCGGGCTCGACGTGGTGGCGCTGACCGATCACGACACCACCCGGGGGCACGCGGCGGCGATCGCCGCGCTTCCCGCCGGGCTCACGCTGGTCACCGGTGCCGAGCTGTCGTGCCGTATCGACGGCGTCGGGCTGCACATGCTCGCGTACCTCTTCGACCCCGCCGAACCCGAACTGCTCCGTGAGCGCGAGCTGGTACGGGACGACCGGGTGCCGCGGGCCAAGGTCATGGTCGGCAGGCTCCAGGAGCTGGGCGTCCCGATCACCTGGGAGCAGGTGGCCCGCATCGCGGGTGACGCGTCCCTCGGCCGGCCGCACATCGCGACCGCCCTGGTCGAGCTGGGCGTCGTCGAGACCGTCTCCGACGCCTTCACACCGGAGTGGATCGCGGACGGCGGCCGGGCGTACGCGGGGAAGCACGAACTCGATCCGTTCGACGCGGTCCGGCTCGTCAAGGCCGCCGGGGGCGTCACCGTCTTCGCGCACCCGCAGGCCGTCAAACGCGGGGCCGTCGTGCCGGAAGAGGCCGTCGCGCGCCTCGCCGCCGCGGGGCTCGACGGCATCGAGGTCGACCACATGGACCACGACGAGCCGACCCGGGCCAGGCTCCGGGGGCTCGCCGCCGAGCTGGGCCTGCTGCCCACCGGGTCGAGCGACTACCACGGCAGCCG is from Streptomyces sp. NBC_00370 and encodes:
- a CDS encoding magnesium and cobalt transport protein CorA, with amino-acid sequence MSMIRDLRAAVRPSLRKNSASYGKYDTYDATRDPSASSAVVDCAVYREGRRLTADPCVTPHEAMLRVREGGEGGFAWIGLHEPTEEEFAGIAAEFGLHPLAVEDAVHAHQRPKLERYDDTLFTVFKTIHYVEHTELTATSEIVETGEVMCFTGRDFVITVRHGGKGSLRNLRHRLEEDSELLAKGPSAVLHSIADHVVDGYIAVAGAVQDDIDEVEIEVFSAPAKGSPRGSDAGRIYQLKREVLEFKRAVSPLLRPMQLLSERPMRLVDPDIQKYFRDVADHLARVHEQVIGFDELLNSILQANLAQATVAQNEDMRKITSWAAIIAVPTAVCGIYGMNFDHMPELHWKYGYPMVLAAIIAACLAIHHSLKRNGWL
- a CDS encoding suppressor of fused domain protein, with the translated sequence MAEILALVEARLRAALGEPDARAAVTFLGTERIEVLRFTDVSGVGVPGVRDGGPVVRYATLGMSAQPMADPAAVLADPERGPRAELILSVRAGRADTDQVLRPLAVLAASPQVEGVVVAPGASLDLGAPLWPQAPFTSVLVGEPGGLVEDLELPAPLDPVRFLPLLPMTPNEAAWKRAKGAEELQERWLSHGTDLRDPLRGAVPLGESEAGDRP
- a CDS encoding DUF6758 family protein — translated: MRGEPSCPKCGGRVRAPGLFADTWTCDTHGTVHPMQPVIPPSVEALGVVVNRAQVPVWMPWPLPVGWLFTGVSYAGDDRSGGRATAVACSGPAPLGGVGELLLIAEEIGVGLGARYAGIEGPDPGPSIRVDLPPHTKLLAAGRPTPLWHVRAAPEDRAVFAGEALGLWLWAVVWPGESGLLMYDELVLTDLRDAGAEVELLPCGALSPRLLS
- a CDS encoding PHP domain-containing protein encodes the protein MRIDLHTHSRASDGTDTPAELVRNAAASGLDVVALTDHDTTRGHAAAIAALPAGLTLVTGAELSCRIDGVGLHMLAYLFDPAEPELLRERELVRDDRVPRAKVMVGRLQELGVPITWEQVARIAGDASLGRPHIATALVELGVVETVSDAFTPEWIADGGRAYAGKHELDPFDAVRLVKAAGGVTVFAHPQAVKRGAVVPEEAVARLAAAGLDGIEVDHMDHDEPTRARLRGLAAELGLLPTGSSDYHGSRKFVELGACTTDPEVYGEITRRATGAFPVPGAGGPA